A stretch of DNA from Meiothermus cerbereus DSM 11376:
TGAAGCTTTGAAACACGATCCCCACATCGCGCCTAAGCGCGTTCAGGTCTACCCCAGGCCCGGTAATGCGGTCGCCGTGGAGGCGAATCTCGCCCTCTTGAATTTCCTCGAGGCCATTGATGCAGCGCAAGAGCGTAGACTTGCCGCAGCCCGAAGGCCCGATCAAGCAGACCACCTGGTGCTCCTCCACGCTCAGGTTAATGCCCCGCAGCACCTCGTTGGAGCCAAAGCGCTTGTGCACGTTGCGGATTTCCAAAAAGCTCATAGGTTTTCTCCCTGGGCCGGTAGACTACCCGGCTACGAACCCTGCCGGAAGCGGGCCCGGTCGCGCTCCACCAGCCGATCCACCAGGCGGGTCTGGGGGATGGTAATCAGGATAAAAAGAATGGCTACGGTGGTCACGGCGGACAGGTTGAAATCGTTGGAGGCGATGATGCGGGCCTGGTTGAAGGCATCAATCACCCCCACCACGTTCACCAGGGCGGTGTCTTTTTGCATCCCGATGAAGTTGTTGAGCAAGGGCGGGATGATGCGCCGCACCGCCTGGGGCACCACCACAAAACGCAGGGTCTGGCCATAGGAAAGGCCCAGGCTGCGGGCTGCGGCCCACTGGCTGGGGTGGATGCTCTCGAGGCCGGCCCGGTAGACCTCGGCCATGTAGGCCCCGTAGGTCAGGGTCAGGGCCAGCACCGCCAGGGCCTCTAAGGGCAGGTTGCGGAAAAAGCCGATGCCGGTCAGGGGCAGACCAAAGCCGATCAGATAGATCACGATGATGGAGGGCAGGCTCAGAAAGGCATCGGTATAGAAGGTGGCAATAAAGCGGATGGGCTGGGCCGGTTTGCCCGGCAGGAGCTTGGCGATGGCCACCACCAGGCCCCAGACCAGGGAAAGCACCCCGGCGAACAAGAAGATGAGCACGTTGACCCCAAAGGCCTGCAGGATGAGGCCAAAGGAGTTGCGGATGAGCTCGAGCTGAAAAAAAGTTCGCCCCACGGCCACGTTGTTGGCGATAAAAAACAACACCAACAGCAAAAACAACACCAGCGCCCCTGCATAGCCCAGGGTAAACCAGGCCCAGGTGTGGGCTTCCGCGCTGTGTACCCTGGCTAAAACCAGGTTTTCGCTCTGCAGGGCCCGCCGGGCCGCCCGGGCCTGCGCAAGGCTGCGGGTCGCCACCAGCAGCAGCCCCAGGGGCATTAGCGCAACCAGTACCAGCAAGGCATCGGCCCAAAGCGCCTGGAAGTTGTTGGCGGTCATGGTCTTTTTCACCGCCCACATTACCCAGCCCGTAGCCAGCAGCAACATAACAGCCAGGAACAGGGCCAGTAAGGCGAAACCAGAGCCGTCCCTGGGTGGGATGGGCTTGCGTCGCCGCACCTCTTTATGGTTCATCTCAGCCATGAATAAGTGATTTTACCCCCAAAAATTGAAAGCGCCTCCATACGCGCCCTGCTAGGAGATTCAAACACCCCTCAATCAAGGGGCACAATCAAAGATACTCCGAGGGCTTGCACCCCCGGAGTTCGCTTGTTCCGCACAGGAGCGTGCCGGTTTTGCCAGGCTCGGCTTTGTAGCTCTCGGACAACGAGAAGTTGTTTCCGAAAAACGCTCTAAACCAGCTCAACCACGGCCAGTTGCGTACCATCACCCCGGCGACGCTCGGCCAGCTTGAGCACGCGGGTATAGCCACCCGGACGGTCGGCATATTTGGGGGCAATTTCCTCGAAAAGCTTGTTTACCAGCTCGGGGTCGTGCAGGTCGCGCAACAGCAAGCGGCGCAGGTGGTTGCGCCGGGCGTAGGCCGCCAGCTCTTCCGGGGTAGCCATGCGCTCGCCTTCTTTGAGGGGGAGCTCCTGGCCGTTTTTATCCCTGCGCTTGGTAAAGCGAACACCTTCGGGCACGGTCAGGGTAGGCGCTTTCTTGGCGGTGGTAATCAGGCTATCCAGGTAGCCCGCAAGCTCCTTGGCTTTAGGAATGGTGGTTACGATTCGGCCATTCTCCGAAAGCAGCAGGCTTTTGGCAAGGTTGCGGAACAGGGCCACGCGGTGCGAGGAGTTCCGATTGAGTTTTCTTCCAGCTTTCTGGTGACGCATGAATCTCTCCTTAGGAGAGGTCTCAGGTCGTAGGTCTCAGGTCTATGGGTCTTGTTGAACCTGCGACTTTCGACTTGCGACCTGCGACCTCAGTCTTTCATTACCAGCCCGTGTTGGGCCAGGCAGTCTTTGATTTCCTGTAGGCTGCGGTCGCCAATGCCCGGAACTCGCTTGAGTTCCTTCTCTGATAGGGCCAGCAGACTTTCTACGCTCTCGATACCCTCTTCTTTGAGGTTGTGCAAAACGCGGGTGGTCAGGCCCAGGTCATCCAGGGTCAGACCAACCCCTTTGGCTGGTGCTGCTGCAGGGGGCGTAGGCGCAGGGGCCGCTGGCGTGGGCGCAGGGGTGCTCTTGGGCTCCACCCGCATGACCGGCGACTGGTCGAAGAAGCCCAGTTGCTCGCGCAGGATGGCTACCGCTTGTTGCAGCACGTCCATGGGCGAAACCGCACCATTGGTCCAGATACGCAGGGTTAGCTTGTCCAGGTCGGTACGCTGGCCCAGGCGGGTATCCTCGACCTGGTAGGCCACCCGGCGCACGGGCGAGTAGAGGGCATCTACCGGGATCGAGGAAATGCGGTCTTTGATACCGTGCTTTTCCGCCGGAACATAGCCCACACCTTCATCTACCCGAATTTCCATTACCAGCTTGCCCTTGTCTTCCAGGGTAGCGATGTACTGGTCGGGGTTGACAATTTCCGCATCGGGGGGGCACTCGAGGTCCCGGGCGTAAATCACCTTGGGACCGCTGGCGCGCAGGGTAAGGGTCTTGGGACCCGTACCGGGGTTGGCAAAGCGTACCACGAGCTCTTTGAGGTTGAGGATAAGCTGGATGGCATCTTCCTTTACCCCTGGAATGGTAGAGAACTCGTGCAGCACATCTTCGATGTAGACGCTAGTAACTGCTGTACCGGGAATCGAGGAGAGCAAAATTCGGCGCAAGGGGTTACCCAGGGTTACGCCGAAACCCCGCTCGAGGGGCTCGAGCACAAACTCACCGTAATTGCCGTCAATGCGGGCGTTAAAAACGGGGGCTTTGGTCTTGGTGGTTTCCAAAATTACCTCCTCCGGAGGTGCTAGTAGCTGATAGCTAATGGCTCTTAGCGGTTTTGCTATCGGCTATCGGCTATCGGCTATGAGCCACGGACTATCGGGAATAGAACTCGATCACAAGCTGCTCGTTCACCGGCAACGAGAGCATTTCCCGCTCTGGAACGCGCAAGAAGCGCCCGGTCATGGTGTCGGCGTTGAACTCCAGCCAGGGGAAGCTCTTGCGGTTCTTGAAGCGCTCAACGTTTTGCACGATGAAGTCAATCTTCTTGGCCTTCTCCGAGACCTTGATTTCGTCCCCCTGGCGCAAACGATAGCCGGGAATGTTCACCCGCTTGCCGTTGACCAAAATGTGCCCGTGCCGCACGAACTGCCGGGCTTGGCGGCGGGTAGAGGCGATGCCCATACGGAAAACCACGTTATCCAGACGGCTCTCGAGCAACTGCAGGAACACCGTACCGGTCACGCCCTTCTTGCGGCTGGCTTCCTCGAAGAGGTTGCGGAACTGGGTTTCCGACACATCGTAGATGAAGCGCAGCTTTTGCTTCTCGCGCAAGCGCACGGCAAAGTCGGAGGGGCGGCCCCGGCGCTTCTGGCCGTGCTGGCCCGGCGCATAGGGACGGCGATCCAGGTACTTTTGAACTTTTTCAGTCTCGGCTACGTTCACCCCAAGGTGACGTGCCACTTTTACGATTGGCCCTCTATAACGACCCATTCTCTTCTCCTCCATCGGCCAGAAAGGCTTTTCATAGCTTTCCCAACCGGGTTCCCAGGATCTGGGGGGTGAAGCAGGGAACCAAAGTTTCACCCCAGCAAACGAACTAAACGGTCTTACGGAACTTTTTACGAGGACGGCAGCCGTTGTGCGGCGTGGGGGTGTCGTCCACAATGGAGCGCACCTGAAGCCCGCTGGCTTGCAGTGCCCGGATGGCCTGTTCGCGGCCCGCGCCGGTTCCCCGCACCACCACCTCCACGCTGTTCATCCCAAAGCCCTGGGCTTTTTTGGCCGCATCCATGGCCGCTAGCTGGGCGGCATAGGGCGTGCCCTTGCGGCTGCCTTTATAGCCAATCACCCCACCTGACGACCAGGTAACGGGATGCCCATTGGTATCGGTGATGGTCACGATGGTGTTGTTGTAGGAGGCGTGAATATACGCCTTGCCCATCGTAACCTGACGTTTGACTTTTTTCTTGCGACTAGTTGCAGACTTTTTCTCGGCCATACTCTCCTCGCATTTGCCCCACGGTAAATTAGGGGTGGAGCCCTATCAGGAGTCTCAACTGGCGTGTACACAATGCGCGGTTGCGCATCTACGTTCCAGCTTTGTTCGGTAGTGTAAAAATCACTGGAGCCACTACCCAAGCCCCAGGAGCCCTTATTTGCGGGGCGCCTTCTTCTTGCCGGCCACAGTCTTGCGGGGACCTTTGCGGGTGCGGGCATTGGTGCGGGTACGCTGTCCACGTACGGGCAGCCCACGGCGGTGCCGCAGTCCGCGGTAGCAACCAATGTCCATCAAGCGCTTGATGTTGCTTGCCACTTCGGCGCGCAGTTCACCCTCGAGCTTGTAGGTGTTTTCCACAAACTCACGCAAACGGGCTACTTCGGCCTCGGTCAGGTCTTTGACACGGGTAGCCGGATTAACGTTGGTGGCAGCCAGAGCTTCTTTCGCGCGGGCGGGGCCCACCCCATACACGTAAGTCAGGGCAATGTCCACACGCTTATTCCGGGGGATTTCTACACCAGAAATACGAGCCATTCATTCACCTCCTTTCTACGGTCAACCTTGACGCTGCTTGTGGGTGGGGTCTTCGCAAATCACGTAGACGCGACCGTGCCGTTTGATGACCTTGCACTTGTCGCACATCTTCTTGACCGAGGTACGCACTTTCATGGTTTCTCCTTAAGAAAAAGGGATTTTGAGCCTTGTGTCAGACCAGGAACGCTCGCCAGATGGTCACCTTCTGTAAACTATCCGGCCCCGGCTGGGGTCGTAGGGGGTAATTTCAACCACCACCCGATCACCGGGCAGAATACGGATGTAGTTCATCCGCATCTTGCCAGAGATGTAGCAGAGGATTTCAGGACCGTTATCAAGCTGAACCCGGAAAGTAGTGTTGGGCAGAGCCTCACTAACGACTCCTTCGGCGCGAATTGTATCTTTTTCCTTGGCCAAGCATCTCCTCCTAGCGCGAATCCTGGCTACTGTTCCACCGGCACAGCTTTCTGGCTCCCCGTCAAGAGGCGAGGGCCAGAATCGGTAATCAGCACCGTGTTTTCGTAGTGGGCCGCCAGGTTGCCTTTACCAACCGTGGCCGTCCAACCATCCGCCAATATTACCATCTTGGCGGGGTATAAAGCAACCATTGGCTCAAGCGCCAGGGTCATGCCGGGGCGCAGCTTGGGACCCTTACCGGGTTCGCCATAGTTGGGCACCTGGGGGTCTTCGTGAAGCTCACGTCCCACGCCATGCCCCACCATCTCCCGAATGCACCAAAGCCCGTGCCGCCGTTCGACAAAATCCTGCACCGCTGACGCCACATCGCCAATGCGCTTGCCCGGTTGCAACAGTTCAAAACCCACCCAGAAGGCCTCTTCGGTAACGCGCATCAGGCGCTCGGCCTCGGGCGAGACCTTGCCGATGGCGTAGGTTCGGGCCATGTCGGTGGTATAGCCCTCGTAGGTAAAGAGAAAATCTATCTTCAAGAGTTCCCCTTCCCGCAAAGGGCGTTTGGAAGGAAAGCCATGCACCACCACATCGTCGATGGACATGCAGGTCGCGCTG
This window harbors:
- a CDS encoding amino acid ABC transporter permease — protein: MAEMNHKEVRRRKPIPPRDGSGFALLALFLAVMLLLATGWVMWAVKKTMTANNFQALWADALLVLVALMPLGLLLVATRSLAQARAARRALQSENLVLARVHSAEAHTWAWFTLGYAGALVLFLLLVLFFIANNVAVGRTFFQLELIRNSFGLILQAFGVNVLIFLFAGVLSLVWGLVVAIAKLLPGKPAQPIRFIATFYTDAFLSLPSIIVIYLIGFGLPLTGIGFFRNLPLEALAVLALTLTYGAYMAEVYRAGLESIHPSQWAAARSLGLSYGQTLRFVVVPQAVRRIIPPLLNNFIGMQKDTALVNVVGVIDAFNQARIIASNDFNLSAVTTVAILFILITIPQTRLVDRLVERDRARFRQGS
- a CDS encoding bL17 family ribosomal protein, with protein sequence MRHQKAGRKLNRNSSHRVALFRNLAKSLLLSENGRIVTTIPKAKELAGYLDSLITTAKKAPTLTVPEGVRFTKRRDKNGQELPLKEGERMATPEELAAYARRNHLRRLLLRDLHDPELVNKLFEEIAPKYADRPGGYTRVLKLAERRRGDGTQLAVVELV
- a CDS encoding DNA-directed RNA polymerase subunit alpha; the encoded protein is METTKTKAPVFNARIDGNYGEFVLEPLERGFGVTLGNPLRRILLSSIPGTAVTSVYIEDVLHEFSTIPGVKEDAIQLILNLKELVVRFANPGTGPKTLTLRASGPKVIYARDLECPPDAEIVNPDQYIATLEDKGKLVMEIRVDEGVGYVPAEKHGIKDRISSIPVDALYSPVRRVAYQVEDTRLGQRTDLDKLTLRIWTNGAVSPMDVLQQAVAILREQLGFFDQSPVMRVEPKSTPAPTPAAPAPTPPAAAPAKGVGLTLDDLGLTTRVLHNLKEEGIESVESLLALSEKELKRVPGIGDRSLQEIKDCLAQHGLVMKD
- the rpsD gene encoding 30S ribosomal protein S4; translated protein: MGRYRGPIVKVARHLGVNVAETEKVQKYLDRRPYAPGQHGQKRRGRPSDFAVRLREKQKLRFIYDVSETQFRNLFEEASRKKGVTGTVFLQLLESRLDNVVFRMGIASTRRQARQFVRHGHILVNGKRVNIPGYRLRQGDEIKVSEKAKKIDFIVQNVERFKNRKSFPWLEFNADTMTGRFLRVPEREMLSLPVNEQLVIEFYSR
- the rpsK gene encoding 30S ribosomal protein S11, whose protein sequence is MAEKKSATSRKKKVKRQVTMGKAYIHASYNNTIVTITDTNGHPVTWSSGGVIGYKGSRKGTPYAAQLAAMDAAKKAQGFGMNSVEVVVRGTGAGREQAIRALQASGLQVRSIVDDTPTPHNGCRPRKKFRKTV
- the rpsM gene encoding 30S ribosomal protein S13, with translation MARISGVEIPRNKRVDIALTYVYGVGPARAKEALAATNVNPATRVKDLTEAEVARLREFVENTYKLEGELRAEVASNIKRLMDIGCYRGLRHRRGLPVRGQRTRTNARTRKGPRKTVAGKKKAPRK
- the rpmJ gene encoding 50S ribosomal protein L36, whose protein sequence is MKVRTSVKKMCDKCKVIKRHGRVYVICEDPTHKQRQG
- the infA gene encoding translation initiation factor IF-1, translated to MAKEKDTIRAEGVVSEALPNTTFRVQLDNGPEILCYISGKMRMNYIRILPGDRVVVEITPYDPSRGRIVYRR
- the map gene encoding type I methionyl aminopeptidase, translating into MAIHIKSPWEIEKMTKTGQLHTAIFAEVEPHIRPGVSTLELDQMILRAIERVGGQAPQIGYRAGGTVPFPSATCMSIDDVVVHGFPSKRPLREGELLKIDFLFTYEGYTTDMARTYAIGKVSPEAERLMRVTEEAFWVGFELLQPGKRIGDVASAVQDFVERRHGLWCIREMVGHGVGRELHEDPQVPNYGEPGKGPKLRPGMTLALEPMVALYPAKMVILADGWTATVGKGNLAAHYENTVLITDSGPRLLTGSQKAVPVEQ